From the genome of Mycoplasma anserisalpingitidis, one region includes:
- the rpsO gene encoding 30S ribosomal protein S15, whose translation MISNETKLGLVKKYGKNAKDTGNTFVQIAILTEDIESLKPHFLKNPKDKHSRRGFMAKINKRRVLLDHLKSKDLEEYNRCIKELNLRK comes from the coding sequence ATGATTTCTAATGAAACAAAATTAGGATTAGTTAAGAAATACGGAAAAAACGCAAAAGACACAGGAAATACTTTTGTTCAAATTGCTATTTTAACCGAAGATATTGAATCATTAAAACCACATTTCTTAAAAAATCCAAAAGACAAACACTCACGTCGTGGATTTATGGCTAAAATTAACAAACGTCGTGTATTACTTGATCACTTAAAATCAAAAGATTTAGAAGAATACAACAGATGTATTAAAGAACTTAATTTACGTAAATAA
- a CDS encoding TIGR00282 family metallophosphoesterase → MTNQRLKLLFIGDIFGEPGVEFVEELLPIIRKEYNIDFVIGQAENVSGRKGFVKEDYERLKSSGVDAFTLGNHVWAKKEILEIIHNEDVIRPANINPQYAGEGTRIFNIKGMSLRVTQLMGITFNKLSPPWNEEYADNFFDCIDNIIKFKEKSDFHFIDFHAETTSEKNVLGLYVDGKVDAICGTHTHVQTNDDKKLPNHTLYITDVGMTGPANSAIGADFESVYEKMRFDRPSKFEVSKNKQQFNAVILELNNINKENNKITKLNIAKN, encoded by the coding sequence ATGACTAATCAAAGACTTAAATTATTATTTATTGGTGATATATTTGGAGAACCAGGTGTTGAGTTTGTTGAAGAATTACTTCCGATAATAAGAAAAGAATATAACATAGATTTTGTTATTGGACAAGCAGAAAATGTATCTGGAAGAAAAGGATTTGTTAAAGAAGATTATGAAAGGTTAAAATCATCTGGAGTAGATGCCTTTACTTTAGGTAATCATGTTTGAGCAAAAAAAGAAATTCTTGAAATAATTCATAACGAAGATGTGATTAGGCCAGCCAACATTAATCCTCAATATGCTGGCGAAGGAACGAGAATTTTTAATATCAAAGGAATGTCTTTAAGAGTAACTCAGTTAATGGGAATAACTTTTAATAAATTATCTCCTCCATGAAATGAAGAATATGCAGACAATTTTTTTGATTGCATAGATAATATTATTAAATTTAAAGAGAAAAGTGATTTCCACTTTATTGATTTTCATGCTGAAACAACAAGTGAAAAAAATGTATTAGGATTATATGTTGATGGCAAAGTTGATGCGATTTGTGGCACACACACGCATGTACAAACAAATGATGATAAAAAATTACCTAATCATACTTTATATATAACAGATGTAGGGATGACTGGGCCAGCCAACTCAGCTATTGGCGCGGATTTTGAATCAGTATATGAGAAAATGAGATTTGACAGACCATCAAAATTTGAAGTTTCTAAAAATAAGCAACAATTTAATGCCGTCATTTTAGAACTTAATAATATAAATAAGGAAAATAACAAAATTACTAAATTAAATATAGCTAAAAATTAA
- the recA gene encoding recombinase RecA — translation MSDKKKIIDEAILEISKKFGNESIMYLGDVPHADVDTFSSGSFKLNDILGIGGWPKGRIIEIYGPESSGKTTLCLHAVAEIQKKGGIAAFIDAEHSIDPVYAGKIGVDVEKLLISQPDSGEQALEIVDMLSKSGNIDLIVVDSVAALVPESELNGDMREQQIGSQARLMSKALRKITSVSNKNKTTIIFINQIREKVGVCYGNPETTTGGRALKFYASIRLEVRKGQPIVDGKDTIGNELKIKVVKNKLAAPYKKMDTELIFSCGIDRIGEIIDEAVEKNVLVKKGSWYSYEGKNLAQGKKTMRDVLSSDQVLLNEIENKIL, via the coding sequence ATGAGCGATAAGAAAAAAATTATTGACGAAGCTATTTTAGAAATTAGCAAAAAATTTGGAAATGAATCAATTATGTATTTAGGGGATGTCCCTCATGCAGATGTTGATACTTTTTCAAGTGGAAGCTTTAAATTAAATGACATTTTAGGAATAGGTGGTTGACCAAAAGGTAGAATTATTGAAATTTATGGCCCTGAGAGTTCTGGAAAAACAACTTTATGTCTACATGCAGTTGCAGAAATACAAAAAAAAGGTGGAATAGCAGCATTCATTGATGCAGAGCATTCGATCGATCCGGTATACGCCGGAAAAATTGGGGTTGATGTTGAAAAATTATTAATAAGTCAACCAGATTCAGGCGAACAAGCACTAGAAATTGTAGATATGTTATCTAAATCAGGAAATATTGATTTAATAGTTGTTGATTCAGTAGCAGCATTAGTACCAGAATCTGAGTTAAATGGAGATATGAGAGAACAACAAATCGGTTCTCAAGCAAGATTAATGTCTAAAGCATTAAGGAAAATAACTTCTGTGTCTAATAAAAATAAAACTACAATTATTTTTATTAATCAGATAAGAGAAAAAGTTGGTGTTTGTTATGGCAACCCAGAAACAACAACAGGTGGTAGAGCATTAAAATTTTATGCCTCAATAAGGTTAGAAGTAAGAAAAGGTCAACCTATAGTTGATGGTAAAGATACCATCGGCAATGAATTGAAAATAAAAGTGGTAAAAAATAAATTAGCAGCACCATACAAAAAAATGGATACAGAATTAATTTTTTCATGTGGTATTGACAGAATTGGTGAAATAATAGATGAAGCTGTTGAAAAAAATGTTTTAGTAAAAAAAGGTTCATGATACTCCTATGAAGGTAAAAATTTAGCTCAAGGAAAAAAGACTATGAGAGATGTGTTATCTTCTGATCAAGTTTTACTAAATGAAATAGAAAATAAAATACTTTAA
- a CDS encoding FAD synthase, whose amino-acid sequence MKPLEIYELDSWKPSENIIYVIGAFESFHLGHYQLLKKAVEIKKNEQIVLVYFKNETTMFKMKDGLFCDNDAKRYIFSTFNEIDKAIELDFSKISLLEGDVFIERLTNNKNNCSIICGKDFKFGKSAKWDTSKLKNSFKNMNVIDLDLLKYKDIKIGTKNLKELLNFGQIKFLNSLLTREYLLACKIKSNLELSINNDIVEIHSGVYAAALIVNKIKYYCVLHISLKNNFHFKLIDIKAFEIENVPAKLIIYSEIRLITNSQNDKLTNEDVLEAKNFIINDNSI is encoded by the coding sequence ATGAAACCACTAGAGATTTATGAATTAGATAGCTGAAAACCCTCAGAAAATATAATATATGTAATCGGTGCATTCGAATCATTTCATTTGGGACATTATCAATTATTGAAAAAAGCAGTTGAAATTAAAAAAAATGAACAAATTGTTTTGGTTTATTTCAAGAATGAAACAACAATGTTCAAAATGAAAGATGGATTATTTTGTGATAATGATGCAAAAAGATATATCTTCAGCACATTTAATGAAATTGATAAAGCAATAGAATTAGATTTTAGTAAAATTTCACTTCTTGAAGGTGATGTATTTATAGAAAGATTAACAAATAATAAAAATAATTGTTCAATTATTTGTGGGAAAGACTTTAAATTTGGAAAGTCTGCTAAATGAGATACATCAAAACTAAAAAATAGCTTTAAAAATATGAATGTAATTGATTTGGATTTATTAAAATATAAAGATATAAAAATCGGAACTAAAAACCTAAAAGAATTATTGAATTTTGGGCAAATTAAGTTTTTGAATTCTTTATTAACGCGAGAGTACTTATTGGCATGCAAAATTAAATCTAATCTTGAATTATCAATAAATAATGATATTGTTGAAATTCATTCGGGAGTTTATGCAGCAGCACTGATTGTAAACAAAATTAAATATTACTGCGTCTTACATATAAGTTTGAAGAATAATTTTCATTTTAAGCTTATTGATATAAAAGCATTTGAAATTGAAAATGTACCTGCTAAATTAATTATATATTCTGAAATTAGATTAATAACTAACTCACAAAATGATAAACTAACAAACGAAGATGTACTAGAAGCAAAAAATTTTATTATTAATGATAATAGTATATAA